The Primulina eburnea isolate SZY01 chromosome 12, ASM2296580v1, whole genome shotgun sequence genome includes the window GTTCTCttacattatttaaaattagatgAAAAACTTGTCATAATTTCCAAATAAATTATACAAAACACGTGTAATttgtttttataaattatattaaaatcaaAGTTTTCACTTCTAAACGTGAATCATACCAATTAAACCACACATTGTACATGTTGATTCACCTTTCTTGAGTACATTCTAGATCTCTTTAATTAGATACATTTTCAAGTTAAGTCATATATTATCCCCTAACATAATCTTGTAACGTGTTGGGTTACCAACATGGAATCAGGtgatatttataaataaataattaattaataatattttggaCTTATTAATTATGtgttgagtaggtctcttgtgagacggtctcacgaatctttatctgtgagatgagtcaaccctaccgatattcacaataaaaagtaatactcttaacataaaaagtaatatgttttcattgatgactcaaataagatatctgtctcacaaaatacgactcgtgagaccgtctcacaaaagtttttgtcTTACGTGTTTGGGTATGTTGGTATTgaattgaataaaataatatttaattggcAGAGTCTAGATTAAAAAATCTCACCATATCGTAATAGGATGCCTGAATTATATTTCGATTTTAATGGTCTATTTGTGTACTAGAcctgtagtttttttttttttttaattacaacACACTTAGAAAGATTCGAACTCGGGGAATCAGCTAATCTGACATTGGATGAGACCACTAACTACAAACCGATCTCTACTATACCTGTAGTTTTATGAAGAAAAACGTGAGGAACGTAGGATTGAAAAAACTCACCATATCATGATATGATACGTCCAAATAATTTACGTGATGAGTTGAAACATCCACCGAAAGGACAAATGAAATGGCTTGTACAAGTTGGACTTTCATTTCATGAATTTCCTATATATCTTGTCTCATTGTTGCGTCTGAGAATCACATTCTGCGGTATCAAAAATGCAATCTTTCATCATGTTAAATTCATTTATCAACTGGCTCGTACTCCGTATTTTCAGTGGGATGGACTTGAGCATATGGGTATTTCCATATCACGATATTCTGTGAAACTATAGGTACGGTACGATGATCTGCTCATCTTTCTTAGTTGCTTTTCTTGTTAATTTGGGTCTTGCAAGAAATTGGTTTTACGAGACTTTTCTTGGTGGGAAACTTTGGGCTTTAATGGTATATTTTGTGCAGACAGGAATGAAGATGGATGTTGGAGGTAAATTTTTATGTCGTCCCGTCTtcataaattaattcaacatgAATTATTatgcattttaattgtttttatatATCTTGAGAGTTCTGCTGCGGACACTGATGTAAATAAATATTGTTGTTGAAAACAAaagtatattatattaatacGAATGGATTTAAAAGAAGGGTAATATTGAAATTCTTTTGAAAACACGAGGATTACTTTGAAATTCAAATGAAAAGCGGGGGTGAGGGGCTGAAATTTCCAGCATCAAATTCAAATGAGATTCCGATTCCGATTCCGATTCTGATTCGGATTCCGATTAGTAATCATCCCCATCGTCACCCAAATCATCCTCCACGCGATCTGCCGCGTCATCAGCAATATGGTCCTCCAACGAATCGAAGCCCTCCGCCAGCGCGACGTCCACCCAGGGCCCCGGCCACCGCGCCCACAGCCAAGCCTGTTCCCATGCCCCCAAACTTGCTCTCTTTCTTCCCCTCCACAGGCGGTGGCTGCCCGTAATAACTACCCTGCCCGTAACCTGCCGGCTGCCCGTAATAGGACTGCCCATAAACCGCTGGCTGCCCGTAACCCGTGGGCTGTCCATAGCTCGGCTGACCGTAGCCCGGGTATCCTGTCTGTTGACCATAAGCGGGTGGGGGTGGCGCACCGTATGGATTTCCATATGGTGGTGGGGGTACGTAGTCCCTCGACCCGGGCGGAGGCACGCCGTACGGCGGCGCGTGGTAAGGATCCGGTGCCGGACGGTAGCGGGGTTCGCGTACGCTGACTTTGACCTCGAGCTTACCATGTGGCCGGCCGGATGGGCGCTTCAGCTCGAGCTTCCGATCTGCCGGGTAACCAAAACCGACATCATCGACGACGTCGCGGAGGGGCAGCTTGGCGGAGCCGATGAGAGGCTTGGTGCCCTCATCGGCGTCGGCGTGGACG containing:
- the LOC140807109 gene encoding LOW QUALITY PROTEIN: uncharacterized protein (The sequence of the model RefSeq protein was modified relative to this genomic sequence to represent the inferred CDS: deleted 1 base in 1 codon), whose amino-acid sequence is MASRYEVEVTITSAKDLKNVNWRHGKLKPYAVVWIDSKNKCSSRVDDEGDTSPYWDQKLTIPFDSSIEDSTLYIDIVHADADEGTKPLIGSAKLPLRDVVDDVGFGYPADRKLELKRPSGRPHGKLEVKVSVREPRYRPAPDPYHAPPYGVPPPGSRDYVPPPPYGNPYGAPPPPAYGQQTGYPGYGQPSYGQPTGYGQPAVYGQSYYGQPAGYGQGSYYGQPPPVEGKKESKFGGMGTGLAVGAVAGALGGVALAEGFDSLEDHIADDAADRVEDDLGDDGDDY